The following are encoded in a window of Saccharothrix longispora genomic DNA:
- a CDS encoding SurA N-terminal domain-containing protein — protein MRTAQRRSTLIAAAVALLVAGCGTGPAKVGSAAIVGDTVLPLETVQQRLEVVLDKEPEARKLHDQRKLDQVARQLVTLGVQHELIGLAAQREGITVSEEDVAESVEQAGGADMASQNTVYDATTFRERAKDQLLLVELARKYVDRMEVTFDYFFTKDNTEAIEKAKQVAADPAKMAEFIAAAPRSEQGQSLGRENQVVRSAESPQSAQSPLFGVEPGTVVAFPPDPGSAQWIVAHVKERRTDVRPSSEESSTEQLTPQLLEQIGLRLVQQLAGDPSIRVNPRYGVWDTTAISLAPSEGELSGYQATARQIAP, from the coding sequence GTGAGGACTGCACAGAGGCGCTCCACCCTGATCGCTGCGGCCGTCGCACTGCTGGTCGCGGGCTGCGGAACCGGCCCGGCCAAGGTCGGCTCGGCCGCGATCGTCGGCGACACCGTGCTGCCGCTGGAGACGGTGCAGCAGCGGCTGGAGGTCGTGCTCGACAAGGAGCCCGAGGCCCGGAAGCTGCACGACCAGCGCAAGCTGGACCAGGTCGCCCGCCAGCTGGTCACGCTCGGCGTGCAGCACGAGCTGATCGGCCTGGCCGCCCAGCGCGAGGGCATCACCGTGTCCGAGGAGGACGTGGCCGAGTCCGTCGAGCAGGCGGGCGGCGCCGACATGGCCTCGCAGAACACCGTCTACGACGCGACGACGTTCCGGGAGCGCGCGAAGGACCAGCTGCTGCTGGTCGAGCTGGCGCGCAAGTACGTCGACCGGATGGAAGTCACGTTCGACTACTTCTTCACCAAGGACAACACCGAGGCGATCGAGAAGGCCAAGCAGGTCGCGGCCGACCCGGCGAAGATGGCCGAGTTCATCGCCGCCGCGCCGCGCAGCGAGCAGGGCCAGTCCCTCGGCCGCGAGAACCAGGTCGTGCGCTCGGCGGAGTCGCCGCAGTCGGCCCAGTCGCCGCTGTTCGGCGTCGAGCCCGGCACGGTCGTGGCGTTCCCGCCGGACCCGGGCAGCGCCCAGTGGATCGTCGCGCACGTCAAGGAGCGGCGCACCGACGTGCGGCCGTCGTCCGAGGAGTCGTCCACCGAGCAGCTCACGCCGCAGCTGCTGGAGCAGATCGGCCTGCGGCTGGTGCAGCAGCTGGCCGGCGACCCGTCGATCCGGGTGAACCCGCGCTACGGCGTGTGGGACACCACCGCGATCTCCCTGGCGCCGAGCGAGGGCGAGCTGTCCGGCTACCAGGCCACCGCCCGCCAGATCGCCCCGTGA
- a CDS encoding DUF4291 domain-containing protein, with protein sequence MEHRQIRADYDDRHVTVYQAYPAAIARPALAAGRFVPPFKPGRMTWVKPSFLWMMYRSGWGAKPDQECVLAVRITRSGFDWALDRAVPSDAGVGSRPDVRVQWDPERDLHLNPLPHRSLQLGLAGEASRRYVEEWTGSITDVTPLAHEVRALVRAGDLDAARALLPAERPYPRA encoded by the coding sequence GTGGAGCACAGGCAGATCAGGGCCGACTACGACGATCGGCACGTCACCGTCTACCAGGCATACCCGGCCGCGATCGCCCGTCCGGCGCTGGCCGCGGGCCGGTTCGTGCCGCCGTTCAAGCCCGGCCGGATGACCTGGGTCAAGCCCTCGTTCCTGTGGATGATGTACCGCTCCGGGTGGGGCGCGAAGCCGGACCAGGAGTGCGTGCTGGCCGTCAGGATCACCCGATCGGGGTTCGACTGGGCGTTGGACCGGGCCGTGCCGAGCGACGCGGGCGTCGGTTCGCGACCGGACGTGCGCGTCCAGTGGGACCCGGAGCGCGACCTCCACCTGAACCCCCTCCCCCACCGCTCGCTCCAGCTGGGGCTGGCGGGCGAGGCGTCGCGCCGCTACGTCGAGGAGTGGACCGGGTCGATCACCGACGTCACGCCGCTCGCGCACGAGGTGCGCGCCCTGGTGCGCGCGGGCGACCTGGACGCGGCCCGCGCCCTGCTGCCGGCGGAACGCCCCTACCCCCGCGCCTGA
- the mfd gene encoding transcription-repair coupling factor has translation MPQSGPLSGLLTAVLPDKALRALVDSVGVPDLELEGPPAARPLVAAALAGSAPVLAVTATGREADDLKNVLCDLIGHGSVAIFPSWETLPHERLSPRADTVGARLQVLRRLAHPGDDPLKVVVTTVRSLIQPMAPGLGDLKPVDLAVGSEHDFEQLLTDLTGLAYARVDMVEKRGEFAVRGGILDVFPPTAEHPLRVEFWGDEVTEIRPFSVADQRSLPDQVTGFTATPCRELLLTDDVRRRAEALAAEHEADAQLHEMLEKIANGIPSEGMEALIPALCEGRLQLLTDVVPAGTHVVLNDPEKIRARAHDLVRTGQEFLEASWMAAAGGGKAPIDLGASAYRNLGDVAGAARAAGRPWWTLSQLTTEGADVLRLELKHVEAYGGDVERAFTDLRAHTASGGTAVLVVPGAGTAQRATEQLRDAGVSATCADALTDKPAAGVVTVVRGALEDGFALPGLALVVLTETDLTGGRHGTSTKDMRRMPSKRRNAVDPLALRPGDFVVHEQHGIGKYVEMVQRTVAGATREYLVLEYGSSKRGQPGDRLFVPTDQLDEVSRYVGGEMPTLNKLGGSDWKNTKAKAKKAVKQIAAELVQLYAARQSAPGHAFGPDTPWQRELEDAFPFTETVDQMAAIDEVKSDMERTVPMDRVVCGDVGYGKTEIAVRAAFKAVQDGKQVVVLVPTTLLAQQHLNTFAGRMHAFPVNIKGLSRFTDPLEAEQTIAGLADGEVDIVIGTHRLLQKGLRYKDLGLVIVDEEQRFGVEHKEHIKALRTNVDVLTMSATPIPRTLEMSLAGIREMSTILTPPEERHPILTYVGSYDDKQVAAAIRRELLRDGQVFYVHNRVSTIEKSARRIRELVPEARVVTAHGQMNEDKLEKIIQGFWENEYDVLVCTTIVETGLDISNANTLVVERGDLLGLSQLHQLRGRVGRGRDRGYAYFLYPPESPLTELAHDRLATIAQNTELGAGMAVAMKDLEIRGAGNILGAEQSGHIAGVGFDLYLRLVGEAVDAFRRHAGADGELEEELAEVRVDLPVDAHIPHDYVPGERLRLEAYRKIAAAGDEEALQSVRDELKDRYGTPPLPVDRLLAVARFRQTCRAHGVTEVVVMGQTIRFAPLDLRDSQLVRLKRLFPKAVHKPAARTVSVPRPTEGAAGGRMGAPQLRDQELLDWCAHFMETLSVSPITRS, from the coding sequence ATGCCCCAGTCCGGCCCGCTCTCCGGCCTGCTCACCGCAGTCCTGCCCGACAAGGCGCTGCGCGCCCTCGTGGACTCCGTCGGCGTCCCCGACCTGGAGCTGGAGGGACCGCCCGCCGCCCGGCCGCTGGTCGCCGCGGCCCTGGCGGGCAGCGCGCCCGTGCTGGCGGTGACGGCCACCGGGCGCGAGGCCGACGACCTCAAGAACGTCCTGTGCGACCTCATCGGGCACGGCTCCGTGGCGATCTTCCCGTCCTGGGAGACGCTGCCGCACGAGCGCCTGTCGCCGCGCGCGGACACCGTCGGCGCCCGCCTCCAGGTGCTGCGCCGCCTCGCCCACCCCGGTGACGACCCGCTCAAGGTGGTCGTCACCACGGTCCGCAGCCTGATCCAGCCGATGGCCCCCGGCCTCGGCGACCTGAAGCCGGTCGACCTGGCGGTCGGCTCCGAGCACGACTTCGAGCAGCTGCTCACCGACCTCACCGGCCTGGCGTACGCGCGCGTCGACATGGTGGAGAAGCGCGGCGAGTTCGCCGTGCGCGGCGGCATCCTGGACGTGTTCCCGCCGACCGCCGAGCACCCGCTGCGCGTCGAGTTCTGGGGCGACGAGGTCACCGAGATCCGGCCGTTCTCGGTCGCCGACCAGCGGTCGCTGCCCGACCAGGTGACCGGGTTCACGGCGACGCCGTGCCGGGAGCTGCTGCTCACCGACGACGTGCGGCGGCGGGCGGAGGCGCTGGCCGCCGAGCACGAGGCCGACGCGCAGTTGCACGAGATGCTGGAGAAGATCGCCAACGGCATCCCGTCGGAGGGCATGGAGGCGCTGATCCCGGCGCTGTGCGAGGGGCGGCTCCAGCTGCTCACCGACGTCGTCCCGGCGGGCACGCACGTCGTGCTCAACGACCCGGAGAAGATCCGCGCCCGCGCCCACGACCTGGTGCGCACCGGCCAGGAGTTCCTGGAGGCGTCCTGGATGGCCGCCGCCGGCGGCGGGAAGGCCCCGATCGACCTGGGCGCGAGCGCCTACCGGAACCTCGGCGACGTGGCCGGGGCCGCGCGCGCCGCGGGCCGGCCGTGGTGGACGCTCAGCCAGCTGACCACGGAGGGCGCCGACGTCCTGCGCCTGGAGCTCAAGCACGTCGAGGCGTACGGCGGCGACGTCGAGCGCGCCTTCACCGACCTGCGCGCGCACACGGCGTCCGGCGGCACGGCCGTGCTCGTCGTGCCCGGCGCGGGCACGGCGCAGCGCGCCACCGAGCAGCTGCGCGACGCCGGCGTGAGCGCGACCTGCGCGGACGCCCTCACCGACAAGCCCGCAGCGGGCGTCGTCACGGTGGTGCGCGGTGCGCTGGAGGACGGGTTCGCGCTGCCCGGGCTGGCGCTGGTCGTGCTCACCGAGACCGACCTGACCGGCGGCAGGCACGGCACGTCCACCAAGGACATGCGCCGGATGCCGAGCAAGCGCCGCAACGCGGTGGACCCGCTCGCGCTCAGGCCGGGCGACTTCGTCGTGCACGAGCAGCACGGCATCGGCAAGTACGTGGAGATGGTGCAGCGCACGGTGGCGGGCGCGACCCGCGAGTACCTGGTGCTGGAGTACGGCTCGTCCAAGCGCGGCCAGCCCGGCGACCGGCTGTTCGTGCCGACCGACCAGCTCGACGAGGTGTCCCGCTACGTCGGCGGCGAGATGCCCACGCTCAACAAGCTCGGCGGCAGCGACTGGAAGAACACCAAGGCGAAGGCGAAGAAGGCGGTCAAGCAGATCGCCGCCGAGCTGGTGCAGCTCTACGCCGCCCGCCAGTCCGCGCCCGGTCACGCGTTCGGGCCCGACACCCCGTGGCAGCGGGAGCTGGAGGACGCGTTCCCGTTCACCGAGACCGTCGACCAGATGGCGGCGATCGACGAGGTCAAGTCCGACATGGAGCGGACCGTCCCGATGGACCGCGTGGTCTGCGGCGACGTCGGCTACGGCAAGACCGAGATCGCGGTGCGCGCGGCGTTCAAGGCGGTGCAGGACGGCAAGCAGGTCGTGGTGCTGGTGCCGACGACGCTGCTCGCCCAGCAGCACCTGAACACGTTCGCCGGGCGGATGCACGCGTTCCCGGTGAACATCAAGGGCCTGTCGCGGTTCACCGACCCGCTGGAGGCGGAGCAGACGATCGCGGGCCTGGCGGACGGCGAGGTGGACATCGTCATCGGCACGCACCGCCTGCTCCAGAAGGGGCTGCGCTACAAGGACCTCGGCCTGGTCATCGTGGACGAGGAGCAGCGGTTCGGCGTCGAGCACAAGGAGCACATCAAGGCGCTGCGCACGAACGTCGACGTGCTCACGATGTCCGCGACGCCGATCCCGCGCACCCTGGAGATGTCGCTGGCGGGCATCCGCGAGATGTCCACGATCCTCACCCCGCCCGAGGAGCGGCACCCGATCCTCACCTACGTCGGCTCCTACGACGACAAGCAGGTCGCCGCCGCGATCCGCCGCGAGCTGCTGCGCGACGGCCAGGTGTTCTACGTGCACAACCGCGTCTCGACGATCGAGAAGTCGGCGCGGCGCATCCGCGAGCTGGTCCCCGAGGCCCGCGTGGTCACCGCGCACGGCCAGATGAACGAGGACAAGCTGGAGAAGATCATCCAGGGCTTCTGGGAGAACGAGTACGACGTGCTGGTGTGCACGACGATCGTCGAGACCGGCCTGGACATCTCCAACGCCAACACCCTCGTGGTGGAGCGCGGCGACCTGCTCGGGCTGTCGCAGCTGCACCAGCTGCGCGGGCGCGTCGGGCGCGGCCGGGACCGCGGCTACGCCTACTTCCTGTACCCGCCGGAGTCGCCGCTGACCGAGCTGGCGCACGACCGGCTGGCCACGATCGCGCAGAACACCGAGCTGGGCGCGGGCATGGCGGTGGCCATGAAGGACCTGGAGATCCGCGGCGCGGGCAACATCCTCGGTGCCGAGCAGTCCGGGCACATCGCGGGCGTCGGCTTCGACCTGTACCTGCGGCTGGTCGGCGAGGCCGTCGACGCGTTCCGCCGGCACGCGGGCGCGGACGGCGAGCTGGAGGAGGAGCTGGCCGAGGTCCGGGTGGACCTGCCGGTCGACGCGCACATCCCGCACGACTACGTGCCGGGCGAGCGGTTGCGGCTGGAGGCGTACCGGAAGATCGCGGCGGCCGGCGACGAGGAGGCGCTCCAGTCCGTGCGGGACGAGCTGAAGGACCGCTACGGCACGCCGCCGCTGCCCGTGGACCGGCTGCTGGCGGTGGCGCGGTTCCGCCAGACGTGCCGCGCGCACGGGGTGACCGAGGTCGTCGTGATGGGGCAGACCATCCGGTTCGCGCCCCTGGACCTGAGGGACAGCCAACTGGTGCGGTTGAAGCGGCTGTTCCCCAAGGCGGTCCACAAGCCGGCGGCCAGGACGGTGAGCGTGCCGCGCCCGACCGAGGGCGCGGCCGGCGGCCGGATGGGCGCGCCCCAGTTGCGCGACCAGGAGCTGCTCGACTGGTGCGCCCACTTCATGGAGACGCTGTCCGTGAGCCCCATCACCAGGAGCTGA
- a CDS encoding acyl-CoA desaturase translates to MTSTLESRSTPQGPEDKGPKPIIEGRRGHVEQFSVYVFVIVPFLALLAAVPLAWGWGLGWVDVALFVVFYYLAGMGVTVGYHRYFTHGSFKANRGLKIALAIAGSMALQGPVIVWVADHRRHHAFSDREGDPHSPWLFGSGPVALAKGFWHAHMGWLFDRDQTNARRFAPDLLADKDLVRIDKLFPLWTTISLLAPALLGGLITMSWSGALSAFFWAGLVRVAFLHHVTWSVNSICHMVGDRPFAARDRSANVWALAILSFGESWHNLHHADPTCARHGVKRGQIDISARAIWLFEKFGWATNVRWPNEQRLARISAKK, encoded by the coding sequence ATGACCAGCACCCTTGAGAGCAGGTCCACGCCGCAGGGCCCGGAGGACAAGGGCCCCAAGCCGATCATCGAGGGGCGGCGCGGCCACGTCGAGCAGTTCAGCGTGTACGTGTTCGTCATCGTGCCGTTCCTGGCTCTGCTCGCGGCCGTTCCGCTCGCCTGGGGCTGGGGGCTGGGCTGGGTCGACGTCGCGCTGTTCGTCGTCTTCTACTACCTGGCCGGCATGGGTGTGACCGTCGGTTACCACCGCTACTTCACGCACGGCTCGTTCAAGGCCAACCGCGGGCTCAAGATCGCCCTCGCCATCGCCGGCAGCATGGCCCTCCAGGGCCCGGTCATCGTGTGGGTGGCCGACCACCGGCGCCACCACGCGTTCTCCGACCGCGAGGGCGACCCGCACTCGCCGTGGCTGTTCGGCTCCGGCCCCGTCGCCCTGGCCAAGGGCTTCTGGCACGCCCACATGGGCTGGCTGTTCGACCGCGACCAGACCAACGCGCGCCGCTTCGCCCCTGACCTGCTCGCGGACAAGGACCTCGTCCGCATCGACAAGCTGTTCCCGCTGTGGACCACGATCAGCCTGCTCGCCCCGGCCCTGCTGGGCGGCCTGATCACGATGTCCTGGTCCGGTGCGCTCAGCGCGTTCTTCTGGGCCGGTCTCGTCCGGGTGGCGTTCCTGCACCACGTGACCTGGTCGGTCAACTCCATCTGCCACATGGTCGGCGACCGCCCGTTCGCCGCCCGCGACCGCTCCGCCAACGTCTGGGCGCTCGCGATCCTCAGCTTCGGCGAGTCGTGGCACAACCTGCACCACGCCGACCCGACGTGCGCCCGGCACGGCGTGAAGCGCGGTCAGATCGACATCTCCGCGCGGGCGATCTGGCTGTTCGAGAAGTTCGGCTGGGCGACCAACGTGCGCTGGCCGAACGAGCAGCGCCTGGCCCGGATCAGCGCCAAGAAGTAG
- a CDS encoding GGDEF domain-containing protein, translated as MSDAWLVGRASELVAVAQSSHLSEQLDAAHEVDEILAEAQGRGEPRIVGQLLRAAAVVRIVTPGLVDLSDSVLDEMLAHCRRHGLLVLEAEAHALRGRRYLLGGFEDKALTEVASGLAMLEEDLAPDPMLDKRTWDRLLASALQSTGLVLTQLGVYEMADDVLARAHNAIRESANPHLIYVHLLNRTRMLIGWGLRLERVDNFEEAAERFTTASAIATAVEGAFRESLHPGRRDRTAAEQVPVIGAAHALAKPGAEHISRLWSLRELAMYARELIIVSIALARCLEMEELPQQALQVLHGARERLERDTSEPTLMLCLAREFARMSGPKQERTISALETYATALETELWLMQEARTATLLTRRDHERLTRAHGAIAQQALQDPLTGLPNRRALDDRLAALINAQTHPMAIALVDLDGFKVVNDKYSHAEGDDVLRVIASTLRQALRGDDLVARYGGDEFVVLLPGAPLHAAEAALARAVDAVAALPSDLSRGVTLSVGVISARPRETAHAALARADSAMYAAKRRGGCRVAAVEGEPDPEA; from the coding sequence ATGTCCGACGCGTGGCTGGTCGGCCGCGCGAGTGAGCTCGTGGCCGTCGCGCAGAGCAGCCACCTCTCCGAGCAGCTCGACGCGGCGCACGAGGTCGACGAGATCCTCGCCGAGGCGCAGGGCCGCGGCGAGCCGCGGATCGTCGGCCAGCTGCTCCGCGCCGCCGCCGTGGTCCGGATCGTCACCCCCGGCCTGGTCGACCTCTCCGACTCCGTGCTCGACGAGATGCTCGCCCACTGCCGGCGGCACGGCCTGCTGGTGCTGGAGGCCGAGGCGCACGCGCTGCGCGGTCGCCGCTACCTGCTCGGCGGGTTCGAGGACAAGGCGCTGACCGAGGTCGCGAGCGGCCTGGCGATGCTGGAGGAGGACCTCGCCCCCGACCCCATGCTCGACAAGCGCACGTGGGACCGCCTGCTGGCCTCCGCGCTCCAGTCGACCGGGCTCGTGCTCACCCAGCTGGGCGTCTACGAGATGGCCGACGACGTGCTGGCCCGCGCGCACAACGCCATCCGGGAGAGCGCCAACCCGCACCTGATCTACGTGCACCTGCTCAACCGGACCCGCATGCTCATCGGCTGGGGCCTGCGGCTGGAGCGGGTGGACAACTTCGAGGAGGCCGCCGAGCGGTTCACCACCGCGTCGGCCATCGCCACCGCCGTCGAGGGCGCGTTCCGCGAGTCCCTGCACCCCGGCCGCCGCGACCGCACCGCCGCCGAGCAGGTGCCGGTGATAGGGGCCGCCCACGCGCTGGCGAAACCGGGCGCCGAGCACATCTCGCGGCTGTGGTCGCTGCGCGAGCTGGCCATGTACGCCCGCGAGCTGATCATCGTGTCGATCGCCCTGGCCCGGTGCCTGGAGATGGAGGAGCTGCCGCAGCAGGCGCTCCAGGTGCTGCACGGCGCCCGCGAGCGGTTGGAGCGCGACACGTCCGAGCCGACGCTGATGCTGTGCCTGGCCCGCGAGTTCGCCCGCATGTCCGGCCCGAAGCAGGAGCGCACGATCAGCGCCCTGGAGACGTACGCGACCGCGCTGGAGACCGAGCTGTGGCTGATGCAGGAGGCCCGCACCGCCACCCTGCTCACCCGCCGCGACCACGAGCGGCTGACCCGCGCGCACGGCGCCATCGCGCAGCAGGCGCTCCAGGACCCGCTGACGGGCCTGCCGAACCGCCGCGCGCTCGACGACCGGCTGGCCGCGCTGATCAACGCCCAGACCCACCCGATGGCCATCGCGCTGGTGGACCTCGACGGGTTCAAGGTGGTCAACGACAAGTACTCGCACGCCGAGGGCGACGACGTCCTGCGCGTGATTGCCAGCACACTGCGGCAGGCCCTGCGGGGTGACGACCTGGTGGCCAGGTACGGCGGTGACGAGTTCGTGGTGCTGCTGCCGGGTGCGCCGCTGCACGCGGCCGAGGCGGCGCTGGCACGCGCCGTGGATGCCGTCGCGGCCTTGCCTTCCGACCTGTCGCGCGGGGTCACGCTGTCGGTCGGCGTGATCTCCGCGCGCCCCCGCGAGACGGCGCACGCGGCCCTCGCGCGAGCCGACTCGGCGATGTACGCGGCGAAGCGCAGGGGTGGCTGCCGGGTTGCGGCTGTGGAGGGCGAGCCCGACCCGGAGGCTTAG
- a CDS encoding PQQ-dependent sugar dehydrogenase, producing the protein MRRTAGFAAVALLAASTAAGCSSAEPGGNAPATTDPAALRVEVVVGGLSHPWDVGFLPDGRMLVPQRPARIALVENGKATDVEADLGDVAVRGEGGLMSLVVHPDFETSKQFTTCFNTAEDVRLVTWRLDGAKATRVKDPLLAGLPNNPSGRHSGCRMALDGDGRLLVGTGDTAVGTVPQDRSSLGGKVLRVDLATGEGVEGNPFGDRIYTYGHRNVQGVAVRRDGLVFTAEHGPGVDDEVNLLRPGANYGWDPSQGGTAGGYDESVPMTDLERFPDAVEAVWSSGDPTEAICDAAFLTGEQWGGMEGVLAVTALKGSKVLLFTVTPEGGVHSVSIPVELDDTHGRLRGAELGPDNALYVTTSNGEDDKILRITRTP; encoded by the coding sequence ATGCGTCGGACCGCCGGTTTTGCCGCCGTTGCCCTGCTGGCCGCGAGCACGGCGGCCGGGTGTTCGTCCGCCGAGCCGGGCGGCAACGCGCCCGCCACCACGGACCCGGCCGCGCTGCGGGTCGAGGTCGTCGTCGGCGGGTTGAGCCACCCGTGGGACGTGGGGTTCCTCCCCGACGGGCGGATGCTCGTGCCGCAGCGCCCGGCGAGGATCGCGCTGGTCGAGAACGGGAAGGCCACCGACGTGGAGGCCGACCTCGGTGACGTGGCGGTCCGCGGCGAGGGCGGCTTGATGAGCCTCGTCGTGCACCCCGACTTCGAGACCTCGAAACAGTTCACCACCTGCTTCAACACGGCCGAGGACGTGCGGCTGGTGACGTGGCGGCTCGACGGCGCCAAGGCCACCCGGGTGAAGGACCCGCTGCTCGCGGGCCTGCCGAACAACCCGAGCGGGCGGCACTCGGGCTGCCGGATGGCGCTGGACGGCGACGGCCGACTGCTCGTCGGCACCGGTGACACGGCGGTCGGCACCGTGCCGCAGGACAGGTCGAGCCTCGGCGGGAAGGTGCTGCGCGTCGACCTGGCGACCGGTGAGGGCGTCGAGGGCAACCCGTTCGGGGACCGGATCTACACCTACGGGCACCGCAACGTGCAGGGCGTCGCCGTGCGGCGGGACGGCCTGGTGTTCACCGCCGAGCACGGCCCGGGCGTGGACGACGAGGTCAACCTGCTGCGCCCCGGCGCGAACTACGGGTGGGACCCGTCGCAGGGCGGCACGGCCGGCGGTTACGACGAGAGCGTGCCGATGACCGACCTGGAGCGGTTCCCCGACGCCGTCGAGGCCGTGTGGTCGTCCGGCGACCCGACCGAGGCGATCTGCGACGCCGCGTTCCTGACCGGCGAGCAGTGGGGCGGCATGGAGGGCGTGCTGGCCGTCACCGCCCTGAAGGGCTCGAAGGTGCTGCTGTTCACCGTCACCCCCGAGGGCGGCGTCCACTCGGTGTCCATCCCGGTCGAACTGGACGACACGCACGGCCGCCTGCGCGGCGCCGAACTGGGCCCCGACAACGCCCTCTACGTGACCACGTCGAACGGCGAGGACGACAAGATCCTGCGAATCACCCGAACCCCCTGA
- a CDS encoding alpha/beta hydrolase family protein has product MSSPNVRGRRRLRIALISLVTVFVLLVAGVVGFGWYYSGQLLEPENSRPGYRDTVTSSAAGTVTLAESRVSALPGRWGLVWPGGGAEVGPVTRRSQGSVVRELVGQAPPDGTRVRLETSVWTTDPRTALGLEHEDVRVPTELGDAPAWLVPATSSTWVVAVHGRGGTRAEALRVTPTLHDLGLPVLAVTYRNDEGAPRSPDGLYHLGDTEWRDVEAAVRFARGRGARDVVLYGWSMGGAIVGRFLTRSADAPLVRAVVLDAPVVSWTDTLELQSRNRGVPEQLVPIAELVSDWRADLDFDRFDLADHPPAHRPPTLLFHGGADGTVPVGSSRELAAAAPRLDWPMRYVEVPAAEHTAAWNVDPDAYEEAVTEFLDSVDTIR; this is encoded by the coding sequence GTGTCGTCCCCGAACGTTCGCGGCAGGCGTCGCCTGCGGATCGCGCTGATCTCGCTCGTCACGGTGTTCGTGCTGCTCGTCGCGGGTGTCGTCGGCTTCGGCTGGTACTACAGCGGGCAGCTGCTGGAGCCGGAGAACTCCCGCCCCGGCTACCGCGACACCGTCACCTCGTCCGCCGCGGGGACCGTCACGCTGGCGGAATCGCGGGTGAGCGCCCTGCCCGGGAGGTGGGGGCTCGTGTGGCCCGGCGGCGGGGCGGAGGTGGGCCCGGTGACGCGGCGGTCGCAGGGCTCGGTGGTGCGCGAGCTGGTCGGCCAGGCGCCCCCGGACGGCACGCGCGTGCGGCTGGAGACCTCGGTGTGGACGACCGACCCGCGCACCGCCCTCGGCCTGGAGCACGAGGACGTGCGCGTGCCCACGGAACTCGGGGACGCGCCCGCGTGGCTCGTGCCCGCGACGTCGTCCACGTGGGTCGTCGCGGTGCACGGCCGGGGTGGCACCCGGGCGGAGGCGCTGCGGGTGACGCCGACTCTGCACGACCTGGGGCTACCCGTTCTCGCCGTGACCTACCGCAACGACGAGGGAGCCCCCCGTTCGCCGGACGGCTTGTACCACCTGGGTGACACCGAATGGCGTGATGTGGAGGCGGCCGTGCGGTTCGCCCGGGGCCGGGGCGCGCGCGACGTCGTGCTCTACGGCTGGTCGATGGGCGGGGCGATCGTCGGCCGGTTCCTGACCCGGTCCGCCGACGCGCCGCTGGTGCGGGCGGTCGTGCTGGACGCGCCGGTGGTGAGCTGGACGGACACGCTCGAACTCCAGTCGCGCAACCGGGGTGTGCCCGAGCAGCTCGTGCCGATCGCGGAGCTGGTGTCGGACTGGCGCGCCGACCTGGACTTCGACCGGTTCGACCTGGCCGACCACCCGCCCGCGCACCGGCCGCCGACGCTGCTGTTCCACGGTGGCGCGGACGGCACCGTGCCCGTGGGGTCGTCGCGCGAGCTGGCCGCCGCCGCGCCGCGGCTGGACTGGCCGATGCGCTACGTCGAGGTGCCCGCCGCCGAGCACACCGCGGCGTGGAACGTGGACCCGGACGCGTACGAGGAGGCGGTGACCGAGTTCCTCGACTCGGTCGACACCATCCGCTGA
- a CDS encoding TetR/AcrR family transcriptional regulator: MTGKERREQLLDVARALFAEKGFEVTSVEEIAHRAGVSKPVVYEHFGGKEGIYAVVVDREMQYLMDHIVNALSGGHPRELLEQAATALLDYIEGSTDGFRILVRDSPVASSTGTFSSLLNDIASQVESILGLHFSRQGYDRKLAALYSQALVGMVALTGQWWLEVRKPKKDEVAAHLVNLAWKGLSHMDHKPRLRIR, encoded by the coding sequence ATGACGGGCAAGGAGCGGCGCGAGCAGCTGCTCGACGTGGCCCGGGCGCTGTTCGCGGAGAAGGGCTTCGAGGTCACCTCGGTCGAGGAGATCGCGCACCGGGCGGGCGTGTCCAAGCCGGTCGTCTACGAGCACTTCGGCGGCAAGGAAGGCATCTACGCGGTCGTGGTGGACCGCGAGATGCAGTACCTGATGGACCACATCGTCAACGCCCTGTCCGGCGGGCACCCGCGTGAGCTGCTCGAACAGGCCGCGACGGCGTTGCTGGACTACATCGAGGGCTCGACCGACGGGTTCCGCATCCTGGTGCGCGACTCACCCGTGGCCTCCTCGACCGGCACGTTCTCGTCCCTGCTGAACGACATCGCGTCCCAGGTGGAGTCGATCCTGGGGCTGCACTTCTCGCGGCAGGGCTACGACCGCAAGCTCGCGGCGCTGTACTCGCAGGCCCTCGTGGGGATGGTCGCGCTGACCGGCCAGTGGTGGCTGGAGGTGCGCAAGCCGAAGAAGGACGAAGTGGCCGCGCACCTCGTCAACCTGGCCTGGAAGGGCCTCTCCCACATGGACCACAAACCCCGCCTCCGCATCCGCTGA